One window of the Methanobrevibacter oralis genome contains the following:
- a CDS encoding 6-hydroxymethylpterin diphosphokinase MptE-like protein — MDFGLWEIFYKEILDDFGFSREEDENSAKVLDEILSQEGCLTLDDLSQIVGFSDKYIVFGAGPSLKSHIKKLKAEYDLNDYVLVAADGATSAMIEERLSPDIVATDLDGNIDDILLANLKGANIAIHAHGDNLDQIARLSSFFNNVLGTTQAQPRGNLYNFGGFTDGDRAMFLSVALGASEITLAGMDFGDVVTKYSRPNLQSNLAEADEFKKKKLKYAEKFINLICENENVKIVNLIE, encoded by the coding sequence ATGGACTTTGGTCTTTGGGAAATATTTTATAAAGAAATTTTAGATGACTTCGGATTCAGTCGTGAAGAGGATGAGAATTCTGCAAAAGTTTTAGATGAGATTTTATCACAAGAAGGATGCTTAACTTTAGATGATTTATCTCAGATAGTTGGATTTTCAGATAAATATATTGTATTTGGAGCTGGTCCTTCACTTAAAAGCCATATTAAAAAGCTAAAGGCAGAATATGATTTAAATGATTATGTGTTGGTTGCTGCTGATGGGGCTACAAGTGCAATGATTGAAGAAAGGTTGTCTCCGGATATTGTAGCTACTGATTTAGATGGGAATATTGATGATATTTTATTAGCTAATTTAAAGGGGGCCAATATAGCTATTCATGCACATGGTGATAATTTAGATCAAATTGCACGATTATCTTCATTTTTTAACAATGTGTTAGGAACAACACAGGCTCAACCTCGTGGAAATTTATATAATTTTGGAGGTTTTACAGATGGGGATAGGGCAATGTTTTTATCTGTTGCACTTGGAGCTAGCGAAATCACGCTTGCAGGAATGGATTTTGGTGATGTTGTAACTAAATACTCAAGGCCAAACTTACAATCAAATTTAGCTGAAGCTGATGAGTTTAAGAAGAAAAAACTTAAATATGCGGAGAAATTTATAAATTTGATATGTGAAAATGAGAACGTTAAAATAGTTAATTTAATAGAATAA
- a CDS encoding GerW family sporulation protein → MTDNIKTTVEELHKLINVDNIIGTPIETEDKILIPVMRMGVAFGVGENVLGQSNNDVAGAGAGVEPISMVMLPKRGNDAEGVRVLDLSKGTETNKALSDLGLIITDLVKNYLSNQQGEYYNEEEYIEPEFTTNEEKVNEE, encoded by the coding sequence ATGACAGATAATATTAAAACAACTGTTGAAGAATTACATAAACTTATTAATGTAGACAATATCATCGGTACTCCAATTGAAACTGAAGATAAAATACTTATTCCAGTGATGAGAATGGGAGTAGCTTTTGGTGTTGGGGAAAATGTTCTAGGACAAAGTAACAATGATGTTGCTGGTGCTGGTGCTGGAGTAGAACCAATATCTATGGTTATGTTGCCTAAAAGAGGAAACGATGCTGAAGGGGTTCGTGTACTTGATTTAAGTAAAGGAACTGAAACCAACAAAGCATTATCAGATTTAGGATTAATAATTACCGATTTAGTTAAAAATTATCTAAGTAATCAACAAGGAGAATACTACAACGAAGAAGAGTATATTGAACCTGAATTCACCACTAATGAAGAAAAAGTTAATGAAGAATAA
- a CDS encoding thiamine pyrophosphate-binding protein: protein MNVAEKLVEILEEEKIEHIFGIPGEQIMPMYKALSESEIQHILTRHEQAAAHAADAYYRSSGKVGVCISTAAPGALNFTMALATAFKDSIPILVLTGDNDLDKRNTDYFQSIPQFEMFKHITSESFSPLNGTEAVFCLRVALFYLKNNPKGPIHINLSKDVLLSEEFEDHDLCTLCENDLSKIVDAQKLIDKAQKPLFILGAGAVSQKIAIRAFAEMYKIPVVTTFHGRGILDESDDLNLGMIGIRSTPRAKFAYENSDCIIALGIKASERTLQEIPDYLIHVNINKDVLVGKYPIHGKVEDFLLEINLKKADWLDEILKIPNEIEIEGIYDDLKPQAAINSILNKYPNNIVVSDAGSHTTWTTLLKKCNDSGKLIFSGGFAPMGYAIPAAIGVAIANLDEKIIVINGDGDFQMNLQELATIKDNNLNIIIFIIDNSEFSILRQWQESFYDMDPYQVELNNPDFLKLASSYGIDAVCVDNIEDLELVLNKEVKGPLVVDVKVLSEDIPLP, encoded by the coding sequence ATGAATGTTGCTGAGAAATTAGTGGAAATCTTAGAGGAAGAAAAGATTGAACATATTTTTGGAATACCTGGTGAACAAATAATGCCAATGTATAAAGCTTTAAGTGAATCTGAGATTCAACATATTTTAACAAGGCATGAACAAGCTGCAGCTCATGCTGCTGATGCATACTACCGTTCAAGTGGTAAAGTTGGTGTTTGTATTTCAACAGCTGCTCCAGGGGCACTTAATTTTACAATGGCATTAGCCACCGCTTTTAAAGATAGTATTCCAATATTGGTTTTAACAGGAGATAATGATTTAGATAAAAGAAATACTGATTATTTTCAATCAATTCCTCAATTTGAGATGTTTAAGCATATTACTTCAGAGTCATTTTCTCCACTTAATGGAACAGAGGCAGTATTTTGTTTAAGAGTAGCTTTATTCTATCTTAAAAATAATCCAAAAGGTCCGATTCATATTAACTTATCAAAGGATGTTCTTTTATCTGAAGAATTTGAAGATCATGATTTATGTACTTTATGTGAAAATGACTTGTCAAAAATAGTTGATGCTCAAAAACTCATTGATAAAGCTCAAAAACCTTTATTTATTTTAGGTGCTGGTGCAGTATCCCAAAAAATAGCCATTAGAGCTTTTGCTGAGATGTATAAAATTCCTGTAGTTACTACATTTCATGGAAGGGGAATTTTAGATGAAAGTGATGATTTAAACTTAGGAATGATTGGAATTAGATCCACTCCTAGAGCTAAATTTGCTTATGAAAATTCTGATTGTATTATTGCATTAGGTATTAAGGCTAGTGAGAGAACCTTACAAGAAATTCCAGATTATTTAATACATGTAAACATTAATAAGGATGTTTTAGTAGGTAAATATCCAATTCATGGAAAAGTTGAAGATTTCTTACTGGAAATAAATCTTAAAAAAGCTGATTGGTTAGATGAAATCCTGAAAATACCTAATGAAATTGAAATCGAAGGAATTTATGATGATTTAAAACCACAAGCTGCAATTAATTCAATTTTAAATAAATATCCAAATAATATTGTTGTCTCTGATGCTGGTAGTCACACTACTTGGACTACTCTTTTAAAGAAATGCAATGATTCAGGTAAACTAATATTTTCTGGTGGATTCGCTCCTATGGGGTATGCTATTCCAGCAGCTATTGGGGTAGCTATAGCTAATTTGGATGAAAAAATCATTGTGATAAATGGGGATGGGGATTTTCAAATGAATCTTCAAGAATTAGCTACTATTAAAGATAATAATTTAAATATTATTATTTTCATAATCGATAATTCAGAGTTTTCAATTCTTCGCCAATGGCAAGAGTCATTTTATGATATGGATCCTTATCAAGTCGAATTAAATAATCCTGACTTTTTAAAATTAGCTAGTTCTTATGGTATTGATGCTGTGTGTGTTGATAATATTGAAGATTTAGAATTAGTGTTAAATAAGGAGGTTAAAGGACCATTGGTTGTTGATGTAAAGGTATTAAGTGAGGATATACCTCTTCCTTAA
- the ftsY gene encoding signal recognition particle-docking protein FtsY: MFDSLKKKFSRTGEKLEEELKEEASEENNIQEEFGRKSSFFSFGKKKEEKIEENSNLIPESEELVGDVEEEITVNEEKKSRFWNRNKNKSVDEESSSSIFSFISEKTIAEKHVEDVLWELEMGLLEGDVAMEVANAVVESVKENLIGKKIKRSNDIIEFTYNALKDAVSEIIDIPGKSMTEMIEEKKAKGEPLIVMFVGINGTGKTTTIGKLANYYQKMGYTPVIAASDTFRAGAIEQVTHHAENVGVKIIKHKKGSDPAAVAFDAVEHAKAQGKELVLIDTAGRMQTNINLMDEMKKIKRVSKPDLVVFVGDALTGNDATQQAAKFNEAIDIDGVILTKADADSKGGASLSIGYVIKKPILFLGMGQGYDDIMEYDAEWMLNQLFSDNSDDKS, translated from the coding sequence TTGTTTGATTCATTGAAAAAAAAATTTTCACGTACTGGTGAAAAGTTAGAAGAAGAACTTAAAGAAGAAGCTAGTGAAGAAAACAACATTCAAGAAGAGTTTGGTAGAAAATCTTCATTTTTTTCATTTGGAAAGAAAAAAGAAGAAAAAATCGAAGAAAATTCTAATTTAATTCCTGAAAGCGAAGAATTGGTTGGGGATGTTGAAGAAGAAATTACTGTTAATGAAGAGAAAAAATCTCGATTTTGGAATAGAAATAAAAATAAATCTGTGGATGAAGAGTCTTCTAGTAGTATATTTTCATTTATAAGCGAAAAAACAATAGCTGAAAAACATGTTGAAGATGTTTTATGGGAGCTTGAAATGGGTCTTCTAGAAGGAGACGTGGCTATGGAAGTAGCTAATGCTGTTGTTGAAAGTGTAAAAGAAAATTTAATTGGTAAAAAAATTAAAAGAAGTAATGATATCATAGAATTCACTTATAATGCATTAAAAGATGCAGTATCTGAAATTATTGATATTCCAGGTAAATCAATGACTGAGATGATTGAAGAGAAAAAAGCTAAAGGTGAACCTTTAATTGTCATGTTTGTTGGTATTAATGGTACTGGAAAAACAACTACTATTGGTAAATTAGCTAATTATTATCAAAAAATGGGTTATACTCCAGTTATAGCTGCTTCTGATACTTTTAGAGCTGGAGCTATTGAACAAGTTACTCATCATGCAGAAAATGTTGGTGTTAAAATCATTAAACATAAAAAAGGTTCAGATCCAGCAGCAGTTGCATTTGATGCTGTTGAACATGCTAAAGCTCAAGGTAAGGAATTAGTTTTAATTGATACAGCTGGAAGAATGCAAACTAATATTAACCTTATGGATGAAATGAAAAAAATTAAAAGAGTTTCAAAACCTGATTTAGTTGTATTTGTTGGGGATGCTTTAACAGGTAATGATGCCACACAACAAGCTGCTAAATTCAATGAAGCTATTGATATTGATGGGGTTATATTAACTAAGGCTGATGCTGATAGTAAAGGTGGTGCTTCACTTTCTATTGGTTATGTAATTAAAAAACCTATATTATTCTTAGGTATGGGCCAAGGTTATGATGATATTATGGAATATGATGCTGAATGGATGTTAAATCAATTATTCAGTGATAATTCAGATGATAAAAGTTAA
- a CDS encoding DUF4258 domain-containing protein — translation MNVFDKFIMGDTGSINWCFENKHFNQRLSDNGISREFIVDTLMYEEPISHEHLESNKYAVVFKAPPSKEYKEIRVVLSCDGNTINLVTIMRNNEIITNRQNNQYKSDKEKNIEKKRLKALSKRKW, via the coding sequence ATGAATGTATTTGATAAATTTATTATGGGAGATACTGGAAGTATCAATTGGTGTTTTGAAAATAAACATTTTAATCAAAGATTATCAGATAATGGAATTAGTCGCGAATTTATTGTAGATACACTGATGTATGAAGAACCTATAAGTCATGAACATTTAGAATCAAATAAATATGCAGTTGTATTTAAAGCTCCTCCCTCAAAAGAATATAAAGAAATTAGAGTTGTTTTATCCTGTGATGGAAATACCATAAATTTAGTAACCATAATGAGAAACAATGAAATAATTACTAATAGACAAAACAATCAATACAAATCAGATAAAGAAAAAAATATAGAAAAGAAAAGGCTTAAAGCACTATCTAAAAGAAAATGGTAA
- a CDS encoding pyridoxal-phosphate-dependent aminotransferase family protein, translating to MDDILLMLPGPTTVHPRVLNAMSKAVVNHRSAKFGEILTETTQLMSEVFQTPNKSYLITGSGTAAMEAGIANTVAPGEKILNVVGGKFGERFMKIANANGIETKELAIEWGTAVSPKQIEEALNADEDIKAVSVIHNETSTGVTAPIEEIGKIMKNYDALYIVDTVSSLGGDKVDVEKFGVDVCLTGSQKCIAAPPGMAAITLSDDAWKAVDKVENNTYYLDMKAIRKSGDKIPPETPYTPSVSLVYAMNEALKIIKEEGLNERIARHHKAAKASVSAVKALGLELFADEAVSSATVTAVKMPEGISDSEFRGTVRGKYGVELAGGQDHLKGNIFRIGHMGNISYKELLQTFGAIGMTLKGFGIIDDAGAGVASITESYL from the coding sequence ATGGATGATATTTTATTAATGCTTCCTGGACCAACAACAGTGCACCCACGAGTCCTTAATGCTATGTCCAAGGCTGTTGTAAACCACAGAAGCGCTAAATTTGGTGAAATCTTAACCGAAACAACACAATTAATGAGTGAAGTTTTTCAAACTCCAAATAAATCGTATTTAATAACAGGATCTGGAACTGCTGCAATGGAAGCTGGAATTGCTAATACTGTAGCTCCTGGAGAAAAAATATTAAATGTAGTTGGTGGAAAATTTGGAGAACGTTTCATGAAAATAGCTAATGCTAATGGAATCGAAACTAAAGAGTTAGCTATTGAATGGGGAACTGCTGTATCACCTAAACAAATTGAAGAAGCATTAAATGCTGATGAAGATATTAAAGCTGTTTCTGTAATTCACAATGAAACCTCAACTGGAGTAACTGCACCTATTGAAGAAATTGGAAAAATTATGAAAAATTATGATGCATTATACATTGTAGATACAGTATCCTCCCTTGGAGGAGATAAAGTAGATGTAGAAAAATTTGGAGTTGATGTTTGTCTTACTGGATCTCAAAAATGTATTGCTGCACCCCCAGGTATGGCTGCAATTACTTTAAGCGATGATGCATGGAAAGCTGTTGATAAAGTTGAAAATAATACATATTATTTAGATATGAAAGCTATAAGGAAAAGTGGGGATAAAATACCTCCTGAAACCCCATACACACCATCCGTATCATTAGTTTATGCAATGAATGAAGCATTAAAAATAATTAAAGAAGAAGGATTAAATGAAAGAATTGCACGTCACCACAAAGCTGCTAAAGCTAGTGTAAGTGCAGTTAAAGCTTTAGGTTTAGAACTGTTTGCTGATGAAGCTGTTTCTTCAGCCACTGTTACTGCTGTTAAAATGCCAGAAGGAATTAGTGATTCTGAATTTAGAGGTACTGTACGTGGCAAATATGGTGTAGAATTAGCTGGTGGGCAAGATCATTTAAAAGGGAATATTTTCAGAATAGGACACATGGGAAATATTTCATACAAAGAATTATTACAAACCTTTGGAGCTATTGGAATGACTTTAAAAGGATTTGGAATAATTGATGATGCTGGTGCTGGTGTGGCATCAATTACAGAATCATATTTATGA
- a CDS encoding ORC1-type DNA replication protein has protein sequence MGIEDILMYDETIFQNINAFDPDYMPPDYNHRDTQMEAMAMAIRPAMKGGQPSNSIVLGSPATGKTTAIHKIFELVEKKTEKVICVYINCQLHTTRFGIFSQIFKKIFGHMPPETGVPFSRIYDQIMKYLQKNEKSLVIALDDVNYLFQSKNANKIFYDILRAYEEYPTVKTSIFAILSDLEFKYAFDKNVNTVFIPQEITFPPYTYSEVEDILKKRADVGFFPTVLNQDILEKIAMYTYDKGDLRIGINLLKSCGNIAEADASREILEEHFNQAVDSLVSINISETIKSLKDIERSLLRIVANFDEILTAGKLFDLLKEKENISYATFNRTLDKLEFLRLIDTKFTGKGARGNSREIILRFNPKNYKI, from the coding sequence ATGGGAATTGAAGATATTTTAATGTATGATGAAACAATTTTTCAAAATATAAATGCCTTTGATCCAGATTACATGCCTCCAGATTATAATCATAGGGATACTCAAATGGAAGCTATGGCAATGGCAATAAGGCCTGCTATGAAGGGAGGACAACCATCTAATTCAATTGTTTTAGGTTCCCCAGCAACAGGAAAAACAACAGCTATTCATAAAATTTTTGAATTGGTTGAAAAGAAAACAGAAAAGGTTATTTGTGTTTATATTAATTGTCAATTACATACTACTCGTTTCGGAATATTCTCTCAAATATTTAAAAAAATTTTTGGCCATATGCCTCCTGAAACTGGCGTTCCATTTTCAAGAATTTATGATCAAATCATGAAATATCTTCAGAAAAATGAAAAATCATTAGTAATAGCTTTGGATGATGTTAATTATTTATTTCAGAGTAAAAATGCTAATAAAATATTTTATGACATTTTAAGAGCATATGAAGAGTATCCTACTGTTAAAACCTCTATTTTTGCAATTTTATCTGATTTGGAATTTAAATATGCTTTTGATAAAAATGTTAACACTGTTTTTATTCCTCAGGAAATAACATTTCCTCCTTATACTTATTCTGAGGTGGAAGATATTCTAAAAAAAAGGGCAGATGTAGGATTTTTCCCAACTGTATTAAATCAAGATATTTTAGAAAAAATAGCTATGTATACTTATGATAAAGGTGATTTAAGAATTGGTATTAATCTTTTAAAGTCTTGTGGTAATATTGCTGAGGCTGATGCAAGTCGTGAAATTTTAGAAGAACATTTTAATCAAGCTGTTGATTCATTAGTTTCTATTAATATTTCTGAAACCATTAAGTCTCTTAAAGATATTGAAAGATCATTACTTAGAATAGTTGCTAATTTTGATGAAATTTTAACAGCCGGTAAATTATTTGATTTATTAAAAGAAAAAGAGAATATTAGTTATGCTACATTTAATAGAACTTTGGATAAGTTAGAATTTTTAAGATTAATTGATACTAAATTTACAGGAAAAGGGGCTAGAGGAAATTCTAGAGAAATTATTTTACGTTTTAACCCCAAAAATTATAAAATCTAA
- a CDS encoding sodium-dependent transporter, producing the protein MNRQAQWESSLSFIFAMIGAAVGLGNIWRFSYVVYSNGGGSFFIPYFCAILIMAIPFLILEYGIGFKFKKSFSNILKSINPRFEIIAWILVLLVFVVTIYYIVILSWDFIYFISSFNFTWGANTANYFTNFVGGSSNLANVSFLLLPTSIAVGVLWFILWIISRKPVDRGIGLVSKILIPSLFIIMAIIVLYSLTLPGASIGVDTLLKPNWKTLLDINIWLAAFAQIIFSLSMGQAIALTYASYLPENSKLIDNVFVVVFSNSFFEIFTAFGVFSILGFMSFTNNVAIEKLISEGTGLIFIVFPRIFNVMGSFGRILAPLLFLAILFAGITSALGFFEPILNTISNKFNWTRKKTSGILCILGCTFSLLLTTGISSYLVGIIDSFVNQFGILLLIGIQSIVFGYFYGVEKILPILNQNSTIKVGKTWVFIIKYFLPVVLIGMWVIGIIKLFSNASLFEVIIDLIIVFCVLLSSIILTKTKISDKTKFIIIIF; encoded by the coding sequence ATGAATAGACAAGCTCAATGGGAATCATCATTATCATTTATTTTTGCAATGATTGGTGCAGCAGTTGGGTTGGGAAATATTTGGCGTTTTAGTTATGTAGTATATTCTAATGGTGGGGGTTCATTTTTTATCCCATATTTTTGTGCAATACTCATTATGGCCATTCCATTTTTAATATTAGAATATGGTATTGGATTTAAGTTTAAAAAATCTTTTTCGAATATTTTAAAATCAATAAACCCTCGTTTTGAAATTATTGCATGGATTTTGGTTTTGTTGGTCTTTGTTGTCACTATTTATTATATTGTGATTTTAAGTTGGGATTTTATTTATTTCATATCAAGTTTTAATTTTACTTGGGGTGCAAACACTGCAAATTATTTTACAAACTTTGTAGGGGGAAGTTCTAATTTAGCTAATGTTAGTTTTTTATTATTACCTACTTCTATTGCAGTTGGGGTATTGTGGTTTATATTATGGATTATTTCACGCAAACCAGTTGATAGGGGGATTGGTTTAGTTTCAAAAATTTTAATCCCTTCTTTGTTTATTATAATGGCTATTATTGTATTATATTCTTTAACACTACCAGGTGCAAGTATTGGTGTTGATACTCTTTTAAAACCTAATTGGAAAACGCTTTTAGATATAAATATATGGTTAGCTGCATTTGCACAAATTATTTTCTCTTTAAGCATGGGTCAAGCTATTGCACTTACTTATGCTAGTTATCTTCCTGAAAATTCTAAATTAATTGATAATGTTTTTGTAGTTGTCTTTTCAAATTCATTTTTTGAAATATTTACAGCATTTGGGGTTTTTTCAATATTGGGGTTCATGTCATTTACAAATAATGTAGCTATTGAGAAGTTGATAAGTGAAGGAACAGGTTTAATATTTATTGTATTTCCAAGAATTTTTAATGTAATGGGTTCTTTTGGTAGAATATTAGCTCCATTATTATTTTTAGCTATTTTATTTGCAGGTATTACATCTGCATTAGGATTTTTTGAACCTATTTTAAATACAATATCTAATAAATTTAATTGGACACGTAAAAAAACCTCTGGAATTTTATGTATTCTAGGTTGTACATTTTCATTATTATTGACAACAGGGATTAGTAGTTATCTTGTTGGAATTATTGATTCATTTGTAAATCAATTTGGTATTTTACTTTTAATTGGTATTCAAAGCATAGTATTTGGATATTTTTACGGTGTTGAAAAAATTTTACCTATTTTAAATCAGAATTCAACAATTAAAGTGGGGAAAACATGGGTATTTATTATTAAATATTTTTTACCTGTTGTTTTGATTGGAATGTGGGTTATAGGTATTATTAAATTGTTTAGTAACGCTTCATTATTCGAAGTGATTATTGATTTGATTATTGTTTTTTGTGTTTTATTAAGTTCTATTATATTAACAAAAACTAAGATTTCTGACAAAACTAAATTTATTATTATTATTTTTTAA
- a CDS encoding dCTP deaminase produces MLGEKELIKLFPDFADLVQPSGIDLALDKVYTQESEGSLIDNEKNLPKIKEIKGPIYTLKPHTAYLASIDRKIKIPKGYTMLYLPRSTLLRSFISVQTAVGDPGFFGTLMFMVYNHGDFEYKIKKGDRIAQAVVFSVEGSGEYDGSYQEEEL; encoded by the coding sequence ATGCTTGGCGAAAAGGAACTAATAAAATTATTCCCTGATTTTGCTGATTTAGTGCAACCTTCAGGTATAGATTTAGCTCTAGATAAAGTTTACACACAGGAAAGTGAAGGTTCACTTATTGATAATGAAAAGAATTTACCTAAAATTAAAGAAATAAAAGGCCCAATTTACACTTTAAAACCACATACTGCTTATTTAGCAAGTATTGATAGGAAAATTAAAATTCCGAAAGGTTATACAATGTTATATCTTCCAAGATCAACGCTACTTCGTTCATTTATATCAGTTCAAACAGCAGTGGGGGATCCGGGGTTTTTTGGAACATTAATGTTTATGGTTTACAATCATGGGGATTTTGAATATAAGATTAAAAAAGGAGACAGAATAGCTCAAGCTGTTGTGTTTTCTGTTGAGGGCTCTGGAGAATATGATGGTTCTTATCAGGAGGAAGAATTATGA
- the dmpI gene encoding 4-oxalocrotonate tautomerase DmpI — MPVITIAGNEGITTEAKRKMVKKVSKIVAESYDLPTEAITVLIQSYPKENVGVGGELLSDR, encoded by the coding sequence ATGCCAGTTATAACAATTGCTGGAAATGAAGGAATTACAACAGAAGCAAAAAGAAAAATGGTTAAAAAAGTTAGTAAAATAGTTGCTGAAAGTTATGACTTACCAACTGAAGCTATAACAGTACTTATTCAATCATATCCAAAAGAAAATGTTGGAGTTGGTGGAGAATTATTATCAGACAGATAA
- a CDS encoding putative glycoside hydrolase: protein MRKTDKNGIATLNIKLKKGSYKISYSFSKTSTYKSSKESYKLKVKSSMASNNGIWLLSSDMDDINLNKLSKYHTKHIFLNAYALERHGKVKVESFIKDAKRHGIKVHIWMQVFYEGGKWISPVNKDGSYNYKFMNQKIKSAKQYANLKGVAGVHFDYLRFPGNAYKHTNGVNAINYFTKKCSNAVHKINYKIVVSAAVMPEPSSMKKYYGQDIPKISKSLDVIIPMVYKGNYNQGSSWIKKITSSFITQSKHAKIWTGIQTYQSDYKTTKLSTKSLLKDAKAAANGGARGVILFRYGLYNNINFNKI from the coding sequence GTGCGAAAAACAGATAAGAATGGAATAGCTACTTTAAATATTAAACTTAAAAAGGGAAGTTATAAAATATCTTATTCTTTTTCAAAGACTTCTACTTATAAAAGTTCTAAAGAATCATATAAATTAAAGGTTAAATCATCTATGGCTAGTAATAATGGAATTTGGTTACTTTCAAGTGATATGGATGATATTAATTTAAATAAATTATCTAAATATCATACTAAGCATATTTTTTTAAATGCTTATGCTTTAGAGAGACATGGTAAAGTTAAGGTAGAATCTTTTATTAAAGATGCTAAAAGACATGGAATTAAAGTTCATATTTGGATGCAAGTATTTTATGAAGGTGGAAAATGGATTTCTCCAGTAAATAAAGATGGATCTTACAACTACAAATTTATGAATCAAAAAATCAAATCAGCTAAACAATATGCAAATTTAAAAGGTGTTGCAGGCGTTCATTTTGATTATTTAAGATTCCCAGGTAATGCATATAAACACACAAATGGTGTAAATGCTATTAATTACTTTACTAAAAAGTGTTCTAATGCGGTTCATAAAATTAATTATAAAATCGTTGTTTCAGCAGCAGTAATGCCTGAACCATCTAGCATGAAAAAGTATTATGGTCAAGATATTCCAAAAATAAGTAAATCATTGGATGTTATTATTCCGATGGTTTATAAAGGAAATTATAATCAGGGAAGTTCGTGGATTAAAAAAATTACATCTTCTTTTATAACGCAATCTAAGCACGCTAAAATTTGGACTGGAATTCAAACTTATCAATCTGATTATAAAACTACAAAACTCTCAACTAAATCTCTTTTAAAAGATGCTAAAGCAGCTGCAAATGGGGGTGCAAGGGGAGTTATCTTGTTTAGATATGGTCTTTATAATAATATAAATTTTAATAAAATTTAA